From the Macaca nemestrina isolate mMacNem1 chromosome 7, mMacNem.hap1, whole genome shotgun sequence genome, one window contains:
- the LOC105463641 gene encoding NUT family member 1 isoform X2 has product MKRSMFQRSNQDLNLGPYRKFSALSYSASPLPGPDMSMKPSAAPSPSPALPFLPPASGPPDHPPGEPPPQPIMPSVFSPDDPLMLSAFPSSLLVTGDGGPCLSGAGAGKVIVKVKTEGGSAEPSQTQNFILTQTALNSIAPGTPCGGLEGPAPPFVTASNMKTILPSKAVGVSQEGPPGLPLQAPPPVAQLVPIVPLEKAWPGLHGTTGEGGPVATLSKPSLGDRSKISKDVYENFRRWQRYKALARRHLSQSPDTEALSCFLIPVLRSLARRKPTMTLEEGLPLAVQEWEHTSNFDRMIFYEMAERFMEFEAEEMQIQNSQLMNGSLGLSPAAPLKLDPLGPLASEVCQQPVYIPKKAASKAQAPRRRQRKARRPPVPEAPKEIPPEAVKEYIDIMEGLVGTQLATGESDGKQEEEGQQQEEEGMYPDPGLLSYINELCSQKVFVSKVEAVIHPQFLADLLSPEKQRDPLALIEELEQEEGLTLAQLVQKRLLALEEEEDAEAPPSYSGAQLDSSPSVSDEDEDGDGRLRPSPGLQGAGGAICLGKVSSSGKRAREVHGGQEQGLGSPRGMHRDGNTLPSPSSWDLQPEPAALQGTPGPLGMERRGSGKVINQVSRLRDGHLGGAGLPGRCLVADRTSEALPLCWQEGFQPDSTPSLDAGLAELAPLQGRGLEKQVLGSQKGQQTGGRAELPQGKEPLAVSQEGSAGAMWGDDRGTPMAQSYDQNPSPRAAGDRDDVSLSPGLWLSGEMAAVDLELPVRIEEVIESFQAEACVTECQEGCQALGSSSSISLGPGETIVPGGMESSVIPCGGTVAAAALEKRNDCSLPGPLRANSPALRSKENQEQSRETTGDPSDLRAGGCFPLLESRIGGSTLGSSKETLLPTCQDSVLIMGTEDASSLPEASQEAGSRGNSFSPLLETIEPVNILGVKDDCGLQLRVSKDTCPLNVNSCDPQGGGRVDPDLSKPKNLAPLQESQESYTTGTPKTSSHQGLGSTFPRWGTRDAIVLRETSVTKTRRSADRAKGKEKKKKEAEEEDEELSNFAYLLASKLSLSPRGHPLSPHHASGQGSQRASHLLPPGAKGPSKPPCPVAKSGKRALAGGPAPTEKRSHSGAQLGVPREKPLALGVVRSSQPRKRRCDSFATGRRKKRRRSQ; this is encoded by the exons ATGAAACGAAGTATGTTTCAGCGGTCGAACCAAGATTTAAACTTAGGTCCCTACCGCAAATTCAGCGCTCTTTCTTATAGTG CATCTCCGTTGCCGGGACCGGATATGAGCATGAAACCTAGTGCTGCCCCGTCTCCATCGCCTGCACTTCCCTTTCTCCCACCAGCTTCTGGCCCACCAGACCACCCACCCGGGGAGCCACCTCCACAGCCCATCATGCCTTCAGTATTCTCTCCAGACGACCCTCTGATGCTCTCTGCTTTCCCCAGCTCACTGTTGGTGACAGGGGACGGGGGCCCTTGCCtcagtggggctggggctggcaaGGTCATTGTCAAAGTCAAGACAGAAGGGGGATCAGCTGAGCCCTCTCAAACTCAGAACTTTATCCTTACTCAGACTGCCCTCAATTCGATTGCCCCAGGCACTCCCTGTGGGGGTCTTGAGGGTCCTGCACCTCCATTTGTGACAGCATCTAATATGAAGACCATTCTGCCCTCTAAGGCTGTTGGTGTCAGCCAGGAGGGCCCTCCAGGCCTTCCACTTCAGGCTCCACCACCAGTTGCTCAACTGGTCCCCATTGTGCCCCTGGAAAAAGCTTGGCCAGGGCTACATGGGACAACCGGGGAAGGCGGTCCTGTGGCCACTCTATCCAAGCCTTCACTAGGTGACCGCTCCAAAATTTCCAAGGACGTTTACGAGAACTTCCGTCGATGGCAGCGTTACAAAGCCTTGGCCCGGAGGCACCTATCCCAAAGTCCTGACACAGAAGCTCTGTCCTGTTTTCTTAT CCCAGTGCTTCGTTCCCTGGCCCGGCGGAAGCCCACTATGACCCTGGAGGAGGGACTGCCATTGGCCGTGCAGGAGTGGGAGCACACCAGCAACTTTGACCGGATGATCTTTTATGAGATGGCGGAAAG GTTCATGGAGTTTGAGGCTGAGGAGATGCAGATTCAGAACTCACAGCTGATGAATGGCTCTCTGGGCCTGTCTCCTGCAGCCCCTTTGAAACTTGATCCTCTAGGGCCCCTGGCCTCTGAGGTTTGCCAGCAGCCAG TGTACATTCCGAAGAAGGCAGCCTCCAAGGCACAGGCCCCCCGCCGGCGTCAGCGTAAAGCCCGGAGACCTCCTGTTCCTGAGGCGCCCAAGGAGATCCCACCAGAAGCTGTAAAGGAGTATATTGACATCATGGAAGGGCTGGTGGGGACTCAACTGGCCACTGGGGAGTCAGACGGAAAACAAGAGGAAGAagggcagcagcaggaggaggaaggcaTGTATCCAGATCCAGGTCTCCTGAGCTACATCAATGAGCTGTGTTCTCAGAAGGTCTTTGTCTCCAAG GTGGAGGCCGTCATTCACCCTCAATTTCTGGCAGATCTGCTGTccccagaaaaacagagagatcCCTTGGCCTTAATTGAGGAGCTAGAGCAAGAAGAAGGACTCACTCTTGCCCAG CTGGTCCAGAAGCGACTCTTGGCCttagaagaggaggaagatgcAGAGGCGCCTCCAAGTTACAGTGGAGCTCAGTTGGACTCAAGTCCTTCTGTTTCTGATGAGGATGAAGATGGGGATGGGCGGCTTCGACCCTCACCTGGGCTTCAGGGGGCTGGGGGCGCCATTTGCCTTGGAAAGGTTTCTTCTTCAGGAAAACGGGCAAGAGAAGTGCATGGTGGGCAGGAGCAAGGCCTAGGGAGCCCCAGAGGGATGCACAGGGATGGGAACACTCTGCCAtcccccagcagctgggacctGCAGCCAGAGCCTGCAGCTCTCCAGGGAACTCCGGGACCCTTGGGTATGGAGAGGAGAGGGTCTGGGAAGGTTATAAACCAGGTATCGCGACTTCGAGATGGCCATCTAGGAGGTGCAGGGCTGCCTGGGCGCTGCCTGGTGGCTGATAGGACTTCAGAGGCTCTGCCCCTTTGTTGGCAGGAAGGCTTCCAGCCTGACAGCACTCCCAGTTTGGATGCTGGACTTGCAGAGCTGGCTCCTCTGCAGGGACGAGGGTTAGAAAAGCAGGTCCTGGGATCGCAGAAAGGACAACAAACGGGGGGCCGTGCAGAGCTTCCTCAAGGGAAGGAGCCTTTAGCAGTGTCCCAGGAAGGCTCTGCAGGAGCCATGTGGGGAGATGACAGAGGTACCCCCATGGCTCAGAGTTATGATCAGAATCCTTCCCCTAGAGCAGCTGGGGACAGGGACGACGTCTCTCTCAGCCCAGGACTTTGGCTGAGCGGTGAGATGGCTGCTGTAGACTTGGAGCTGCCCGTACGCATAGAGGAGGTCATAGAGAGCTTCCAAGCGGAGGCGTGTGTAACTGAGTGTCAGGAAGgctgccaggcactgggctccAGCAGCAGCATTTCCCTGGGTCCTGGAGAAACCATAGTACCTGGGGGTATGGAGAGCAGTGTGATTCCTTGTGGAGGCACAGTTGCGGCAGCTGCCCTAGAAAAGAGAAACGATTGCAGCTTGCCAGGACCTTTGAGGGCCAACAGCCCAGCCTTGAGGTCCAAAGAAAATCAAGAGCAGAGCCGTGAAACCACAGGGGACCCCAGTGATCTGCGGGCAGGAGGCTGCTTCCCATTGCTGGAAAGCAGAATTGGCGGTTCCACACTGGGGTCTTCCAAAGAAACCCTTCTGCCCACATGCCAAGACAGTGTCCTTATCATGGGGACCGAGGATGCCTCCTCCTTGCCTGAAGCCAGCCAAGAGGCAGGGAGCAGAGGCAATTCCTTTTCTCCTCTGCTGGAAACCATAGAACCGGTCAACATACTAGGTGTTAAAGATGACTGTGGCCTCCAACTAAGGGTCAGCAAGGACACCTGCCCATTGAATGTTAATTCTTGTGACCCCCAAGGAGGAGGCAGGGTGGATCCTGACCTGTCCAAGCCTAAAAACCTTGCTCCTTTACAAGAGAGTCAGGAGTCTTACACAACTGGGACCCCCAAAACCTCATCTCACCAAGGCCTTGGAAGCACTTTCCCTAGATGGGGAACCAGGGACGCCATAGTTCTGAGAGAGACTTCTGTTACTAAAACACGCAGGTCAGcagatagggccaaaggaaaggagaaaaagaagaaggaagcagaggaagaggatgaggaaCTCTCCAACTTTGCTTACCTCTTGGCCTCTAAACTTAGCCTCTCACCAAGGGGGCATCCTCTCAGTCCTCACCATGCCTCAGGTCAGGGCAGCCAGAGAGCATCCCACCTGCTCCCTCCCGGGGCAAAAGGCCCCAGCAAACCTCCATGCCCCGTTGCCAAGTCTGGGAAGCGAGCTCTAGCTGGAGGTCCAGCCCCTACTGAAAAGAGATCCCACTCAGGAGCTCAACTTGGGGTCCCCAGGGAGAAACCCCTAGCTCTGGGAGTAGTTCGATCCTCACAGCCTCGTAAAAGGCGGTGTGACAGTTTTGCcacaggcagaaggaagaaacGACGTCGTAGCCAGTAG
- the LOC105463641 gene encoding NUT family member 1 isoform X1: protein MASDGASPLPGPDMSMKPSAAPSPSPALPFLPPASGPPDHPPGEPPPQPIMPSVFSPDDPLMLSAFPSSLLVTGDGGPCLSGAGAGKVIVKVKTEGGSAEPSQTQNFILTQTALNSIAPGTPCGGLEGPAPPFVTASNMKTILPSKAVGVSQEGPPGLPLQAPPPVAQLVPIVPLEKAWPGLHGTTGEGGPVATLSKPSLGDRSKISKDVYENFRRWQRYKALARRHLSQSPDTEALSCFLIPVLRSLARRKPTMTLEEGLPLAVQEWEHTSNFDRMIFYEMAERFMEFEAEEMQIQNSQLMNGSLGLSPAAPLKLDPLGPLASEVCQQPVYIPKKAASKAQAPRRRQRKARRPPVPEAPKEIPPEAVKEYIDIMEGLVGTQLATGESDGKQEEEGQQQEEEGMYPDPGLLSYINELCSQKVFVSKVEAVIHPQFLADLLSPEKQRDPLALIEELEQEEGLTLAQLVQKRLLALEEEEDAEAPPSYSGAQLDSSPSVSDEDEDGDGRLRPSPGLQGAGGAICLGKVSSSGKRAREVHGGQEQGLGSPRGMHRDGNTLPSPSSWDLQPEPAALQGTPGPLGMERRGSGKVINQVSRLRDGHLGGAGLPGRCLVADRTSEALPLCWQEGFQPDSTPSLDAGLAELAPLQGRGLEKQVLGSQKGQQTGGRAELPQGKEPLAVSQEGSAGAMWGDDRGTPMAQSYDQNPSPRAAGDRDDVSLSPGLWLSGEMAAVDLELPVRIEEVIESFQAEACVTECQEGCQALGSSSSISLGPGETIVPGGMESSVIPCGGTVAAAALEKRNDCSLPGPLRANSPALRSKENQEQSRETTGDPSDLRAGGCFPLLESRIGGSTLGSSKETLLPTCQDSVLIMGTEDASSLPEASQEAGSRGNSFSPLLETIEPVNILGVKDDCGLQLRVSKDTCPLNVNSCDPQGGGRVDPDLSKPKNLAPLQESQESYTTGTPKTSSHQGLGSTFPRWGTRDAIVLRETSVTKTRRSADRAKGKEKKKKEAEEEDEELSNFAYLLASKLSLSPRGHPLSPHHASGQGSQRASHLLPPGAKGPSKPPCPVAKSGKRALAGGPAPTEKRSHSGAQLGVPREKPLALGVVRSSQPRKRRCDSFATGRRKKRRRSQ from the exons ATGGCTTCAGATGGAG CATCTCCGTTGCCGGGACCGGATATGAGCATGAAACCTAGTGCTGCCCCGTCTCCATCGCCTGCACTTCCCTTTCTCCCACCAGCTTCTGGCCCACCAGACCACCCACCCGGGGAGCCACCTCCACAGCCCATCATGCCTTCAGTATTCTCTCCAGACGACCCTCTGATGCTCTCTGCTTTCCCCAGCTCACTGTTGGTGACAGGGGACGGGGGCCCTTGCCtcagtggggctggggctggcaaGGTCATTGTCAAAGTCAAGACAGAAGGGGGATCAGCTGAGCCCTCTCAAACTCAGAACTTTATCCTTACTCAGACTGCCCTCAATTCGATTGCCCCAGGCACTCCCTGTGGGGGTCTTGAGGGTCCTGCACCTCCATTTGTGACAGCATCTAATATGAAGACCATTCTGCCCTCTAAGGCTGTTGGTGTCAGCCAGGAGGGCCCTCCAGGCCTTCCACTTCAGGCTCCACCACCAGTTGCTCAACTGGTCCCCATTGTGCCCCTGGAAAAAGCTTGGCCAGGGCTACATGGGACAACCGGGGAAGGCGGTCCTGTGGCCACTCTATCCAAGCCTTCACTAGGTGACCGCTCCAAAATTTCCAAGGACGTTTACGAGAACTTCCGTCGATGGCAGCGTTACAAAGCCTTGGCCCGGAGGCACCTATCCCAAAGTCCTGACACAGAAGCTCTGTCCTGTTTTCTTAT CCCAGTGCTTCGTTCCCTGGCCCGGCGGAAGCCCACTATGACCCTGGAGGAGGGACTGCCATTGGCCGTGCAGGAGTGGGAGCACACCAGCAACTTTGACCGGATGATCTTTTATGAGATGGCGGAAAG GTTCATGGAGTTTGAGGCTGAGGAGATGCAGATTCAGAACTCACAGCTGATGAATGGCTCTCTGGGCCTGTCTCCTGCAGCCCCTTTGAAACTTGATCCTCTAGGGCCCCTGGCCTCTGAGGTTTGCCAGCAGCCAG TGTACATTCCGAAGAAGGCAGCCTCCAAGGCACAGGCCCCCCGCCGGCGTCAGCGTAAAGCCCGGAGACCTCCTGTTCCTGAGGCGCCCAAGGAGATCCCACCAGAAGCTGTAAAGGAGTATATTGACATCATGGAAGGGCTGGTGGGGACTCAACTGGCCACTGGGGAGTCAGACGGAAAACAAGAGGAAGAagggcagcagcaggaggaggaaggcaTGTATCCAGATCCAGGTCTCCTGAGCTACATCAATGAGCTGTGTTCTCAGAAGGTCTTTGTCTCCAAG GTGGAGGCCGTCATTCACCCTCAATTTCTGGCAGATCTGCTGTccccagaaaaacagagagatcCCTTGGCCTTAATTGAGGAGCTAGAGCAAGAAGAAGGACTCACTCTTGCCCAG CTGGTCCAGAAGCGACTCTTGGCCttagaagaggaggaagatgcAGAGGCGCCTCCAAGTTACAGTGGAGCTCAGTTGGACTCAAGTCCTTCTGTTTCTGATGAGGATGAAGATGGGGATGGGCGGCTTCGACCCTCACCTGGGCTTCAGGGGGCTGGGGGCGCCATTTGCCTTGGAAAGGTTTCTTCTTCAGGAAAACGGGCAAGAGAAGTGCATGGTGGGCAGGAGCAAGGCCTAGGGAGCCCCAGAGGGATGCACAGGGATGGGAACACTCTGCCAtcccccagcagctgggacctGCAGCCAGAGCCTGCAGCTCTCCAGGGAACTCCGGGACCCTTGGGTATGGAGAGGAGAGGGTCTGGGAAGGTTATAAACCAGGTATCGCGACTTCGAGATGGCCATCTAGGAGGTGCAGGGCTGCCTGGGCGCTGCCTGGTGGCTGATAGGACTTCAGAGGCTCTGCCCCTTTGTTGGCAGGAAGGCTTCCAGCCTGACAGCACTCCCAGTTTGGATGCTGGACTTGCAGAGCTGGCTCCTCTGCAGGGACGAGGGTTAGAAAAGCAGGTCCTGGGATCGCAGAAAGGACAACAAACGGGGGGCCGTGCAGAGCTTCCTCAAGGGAAGGAGCCTTTAGCAGTGTCCCAGGAAGGCTCTGCAGGAGCCATGTGGGGAGATGACAGAGGTACCCCCATGGCTCAGAGTTATGATCAGAATCCTTCCCCTAGAGCAGCTGGGGACAGGGACGACGTCTCTCTCAGCCCAGGACTTTGGCTGAGCGGTGAGATGGCTGCTGTAGACTTGGAGCTGCCCGTACGCATAGAGGAGGTCATAGAGAGCTTCCAAGCGGAGGCGTGTGTAACTGAGTGTCAGGAAGgctgccaggcactgggctccAGCAGCAGCATTTCCCTGGGTCCTGGAGAAACCATAGTACCTGGGGGTATGGAGAGCAGTGTGATTCCTTGTGGAGGCACAGTTGCGGCAGCTGCCCTAGAAAAGAGAAACGATTGCAGCTTGCCAGGACCTTTGAGGGCCAACAGCCCAGCCTTGAGGTCCAAAGAAAATCAAGAGCAGAGCCGTGAAACCACAGGGGACCCCAGTGATCTGCGGGCAGGAGGCTGCTTCCCATTGCTGGAAAGCAGAATTGGCGGTTCCACACTGGGGTCTTCCAAAGAAACCCTTCTGCCCACATGCCAAGACAGTGTCCTTATCATGGGGACCGAGGATGCCTCCTCCTTGCCTGAAGCCAGCCAAGAGGCAGGGAGCAGAGGCAATTCCTTTTCTCCTCTGCTGGAAACCATAGAACCGGTCAACATACTAGGTGTTAAAGATGACTGTGGCCTCCAACTAAGGGTCAGCAAGGACACCTGCCCATTGAATGTTAATTCTTGTGACCCCCAAGGAGGAGGCAGGGTGGATCCTGACCTGTCCAAGCCTAAAAACCTTGCTCCTTTACAAGAGAGTCAGGAGTCTTACACAACTGGGACCCCCAAAACCTCATCTCACCAAGGCCTTGGAAGCACTTTCCCTAGATGGGGAACCAGGGACGCCATAGTTCTGAGAGAGACTTCTGTTACTAAAACACGCAGGTCAGcagatagggccaaaggaaaggagaaaaagaagaaggaagcagaggaagaggatgaggaaCTCTCCAACTTTGCTTACCTCTTGGCCTCTAAACTTAGCCTCTCACCAAGGGGGCATCCTCTCAGTCCTCACCATGCCTCAGGTCAGGGCAGCCAGAGAGCATCCCACCTGCTCCCTCCCGGGGCAAAAGGCCCCAGCAAACCTCCATGCCCCGTTGCCAAGTCTGGGAAGCGAGCTCTAGCTGGAGGTCCAGCCCCTACTGAAAAGAGATCCCACTCAGGAGCTCAACTTGGGGTCCCCAGGGAGAAACCCCTAGCTCTGGGAGTAGTTCGATCCTCACAGCCTCGTAAAAGGCGGTGTGACAGTTTTGCcacaggcagaaggaagaaacGACGTCGTAGCCAGTAG
- the LOC105463642 gene encoding H/ACA ribonucleoprotein complex subunit 3 → MFLQYYLNEEGDRVYTLKKFDPMGQQTCSAHPARFSPDDKYSRHRITIKKRFKVLMTQQPRPVL, encoded by the exons ATGTTTCTCCAGTATTACCTCAACGAGGAGGGAGATCGGGTCTATACGCTGAAG AAATTTGACCCGATGGGACAACAGACCTGCTCAGCCCATCCTGCTCGGTTCTCCCCAGATGACAAATACTCTCGACACCGAATCACCATCAAGAAACGCTTCAAGGTGCTCATGACCCAGCAACCGCGCCCTGTCCTCTGA